Part of the Pedobacter roseus genome is shown below.
CGTCCTGGATTTATGAAACCATTTAAAGCGCAAAAAAATGTAAAAGCACTATTTAAACCTGTGATATGGCTTTTCCCTATCCTATTGCCGAAAATATCATTAACCCTTAAGCAAGTTGGTCAGGCGATGATCAATGCGGTACAAAAAGGCTATCAGAAGCAGGTTTTAGAAATTGCCGACATCAAGATACTGGCTGCAAAATAATGAAAGCAAAAATGCGTCGTTTTTTTAAAATAATAAAAAACACATTTCTTTCTTTGCTTATTATCATAGCGATTTTAGCTGTTGTCACCTTTTTTTATATGCGGCAACCGCAATTTGGTGCTGAACCTGCAGGAGAAAGATTGACAAGGATAGAAAAATCATCTCATTACAAAAATGGACAATTCCATAACCAGATTGAAAAACCAACCATTTCGGAAGGCTATAGTATCGCAGGGGAAATTTATTCCACATTATTTAAAAGCCACCCCAGAACAAGTCCTGTAGATCATATTCCTTCTATCAAAACAAACCTCTTCAACATACCTTTAGACTCGAATGTACTGGTATGGTTTGGTCATTCCTCATGTTTTATCCAGTTGGATGGCAAAAGGATTTTGATTGACCCTGTCTTCAGCGAACGTGCGTCGCCATTGCCATGGGGCCCAAAAGCCTATGAAGGGAGTAATATTTACACCGCAGCGGATATTCCTACAATTGATTACTTGATCATTTCGCATGATCATTATGATCACCTGGATTACCAAACGGTGGTAGCGCTAAGAGATAAGGTAAAACACGTGATCTGCGGGCTGGGTGTAGGCGCACATTTCGAATATTGGGGTTATCCGGAAGAAAAATTGATCGAAAAAGACTGGAACGAGCAAATTAACATAGACTCGAATTATACCATTTACACCGCCCCTACCCACCACGAATCTGGTCGAGGCTTGCGTAGTGCAAAAACACTTTGGATGTCTTACATCATCCAATCTCCATCCATGAAAATATACTACAGTGGAGATGGCGGTTATGATAACCATTATGCCGAGGCGGGTAAAAAATTTGGCCCGATTGATTTGGCTATTATCGAAAACGGTCAATACGATAAAGCCTGGCGTTCGGTACATAACTTACCCGAAGATGTGCTGCAGGCGGCAAAAGATTTAAAAGCCAAAAGTGTTTTACCAGTCCATTCCTCTAAATTTACCTTGGGCAAACATCCATGGGACGAACCTTTGATCAAAATTTATGAACTCACCAAAGCAAACCATATTCCTTTACTTACTCCGATGATTGGAGAAATTGTATATCTTGATCATAGAAAGCAGCTGTTTAAGCAATGGTGGCGCGGAATTAAATAAAAACGGAGATTAAATGTTTACTAGAGTAGATAAAATCAAATCCTGTTACATCGGCCCAGCCATTTCGCCTGAGCAGTTTATTGCCGAACACTTCTTTTTATACCTGATAAAAGGTAACATACAGGGCTATGATGGAAATAAACGCTATAACCTTGCACCTGGCGAAAGCTGCATAGTAAGAAAAAATCATTTAGCCCGTTACAATAAACAAAAAGAAGCCAATCAATTCGAAAAAGTGGTGGTTATTTTTGATGAGGTTTTTTTGAGGAAATTTAAGGATAAACATCAGCCAAAACTGACCGGATTCAGCTCAGAAAATGTATTTTTAAAACCAAAAAAAAGTGGCTTCATTGCTGATTTTCTAAAAACCATTAGTCCGTATTACCAAAGTGGTGGAAAAATCGATGTAGATCATTCAGATCTTAGAAGAGAGGAACTGCTAAATGTCATCCTAAAAAGCAATCCGCGCTATGCAGATATTTTTTTCGATTTCGGAATCCCCGGAAAAATAGACCTCGAAGCCTTTATGAACAAAAACTATAAATTCAATGTCAGTAATAATCGATTGGCATTTTTAACAGGCCGTAGTATTTCAGCTTTTAAAAGGGATTTTAAAAAGATATTTAACGATACGCCCGGCCACTGGCTCCTCCAGAAACGTTTGCGCGAAGCACATTTCCTGATTGAGAACAAAAAGCACAAACCTTCAGAAATTTACCTTGATCTTGGTTTTGAAGATCTGTCTCACTTTTCTTTTGCTTTTAAAAACAGGTTTGGGTACAATGCTTCCAGTTTATCAACATAGATGGAATAAGCATTTGTTAAAAAGCACTTCGACTATGCTCAGTGTGACAAAAATGCACTAAAAATAAATAGGTTCTAAAAACTAAACCAATTCTTTACATATACTTTTGATCAATCCCGGTCCTTCATAAATAAAGCCAGTATATAACTGCACTAAAGAAGCCCCAGCATCTAATTTTTCTTTGGCATCTTTAGCCGAATGAATTCCACCCACACCGATAATAGGGAATGCTTTGTTCGATTTCTCAGAAAGATATCGGATTACTTCTGTAGAACGTTCTTTAACAGGTTTACCGCTTAAGCCTCCCGTTTGTGCTTTCAAATCTTTCTCAGTAGCCAGATTTTCCCTGCTGATGGTGGTATTGGTAGCAATAATACCTGCAATTTTGGTTTCAGCAACAATTTCGATGATATCATCCAATTGTGCATCAGTTAAATCGGGCGCTATTTTTAATAAAATCGGACGCGAAATATCGTTTTTACGATTGCGTTGCTGTAAGGTATTAAGAATTTTTTTAAGCGGCTCTTTCTCCTGAAGCTCGCGTAAGCCCGGGGTATTTGGCGAACTTACATTCACCACAAAATAATCTACCACATCAAACAAACGGTCGAAACATTTAATATAGTCGCTTACCGCATCTTCATTTGGCGTAGCCTTGTTTTTTCCGATGTTTCCACCCACCACAATGTCAGGATGTTTATCTTTTAGCAAACGTAAACGCTCCGCCATTACATCTACCCCTTTATTGTTAAAGCCCATCCGGTTAATCAGCGCTTCATCATTAGGCAAGCGGAACATACGGGGTTTATCGTTGCCTGGTTGTGGCATTGGCGTTACTGTACCTACTTCGATAAAGCCAAAACCTAAATTACTTAATGGCTCCACATATTCGCCGTTTTTATCAAATCCGGCAGCTAAACCAACAGGATTCCTAAATTTTATGCCGAAAACTTCGCGTTCTAATCCTTTAATATGAACATCAAAGCTGCTCCTGATAATGGTTTTACCCAAAGGAAACTTGTCATTAAACCACTTTAACCGCTTAACTACAAAATAATGTACGTTTTCAGGGTCAAATTTGAAGAATATTGGTTTAATAAGG
Proteins encoded:
- a CDS encoding MBL fold metallo-hydrolase, which encodes MRQPQFGAEPAGERLTRIEKSSHYKNGQFHNQIEKPTISEGYSIAGEIYSTLFKSHPRTSPVDHIPSIKTNLFNIPLDSNVLVWFGHSSCFIQLDGKRILIDPVFSERASPLPWGPKAYEGSNIYTAADIPTIDYLIISHDHYDHLDYQTVVALRDKVKHVICGLGVGAHFEYWGYPEEKLIEKDWNEQINIDSNYTIYTAPTHHESGRGLRSAKTLWMSYIIQSPSMKIYYSGDGGYDNHYAEAGKKFGPIDLAIIENGQYDKAWRSVHNLPEDVLQAAKDLKAKSVLPVHSSKFTLGKHPWDEPLIKIYELTKANHIPLLTPMIGEIVYLDHRKQLFKQWWRGIK
- a CDS encoding helix-turn-helix domain-containing protein — its product is MFTRVDKIKSCYIGPAISPEQFIAEHFFLYLIKGNIQGYDGNKRYNLAPGESCIVRKNHLARYNKQKEANQFEKVVVIFDEVFLRKFKDKHQPKLTGFSSENVFLKPKKSGFIADFLKTISPYYQSGGKIDVDHSDLRREELLNVILKSNPRYADIFFDFGIPGKIDLEAFMNKNYKFNVSNNRLAFLTGRSISAFKRDFKKIFNDTPGHWLLQKRLREAHFLIENKKHKPSEIYLDLGFEDLSHFSFAFKNRFGYNASSLST
- a CDS encoding quinone-dependent dihydroorotate dehydrogenase encodes the protein MYRLIKPIFFKFDPENVHYFVVKRLKWFNDKFPLGKTIIRSSFDVHIKGLEREVFGIKFRNPVGLAAGFDKNGEYVEPLSNLGFGFIEVGTVTPMPQPGNDKPRMFRLPNDEALINRMGFNNKGVDVMAERLRLLKDKHPDIVVGGNIGKNKATPNEDAVSDYIKCFDRLFDVVDYFVVNVSSPNTPGLRELQEKEPLKKILNTLQQRNRKNDISRPILLKIAPDLTDAQLDDIIEIVAETKIAGIIATNTTISRENLATEKDLKAQTGGLSGKPVKERSTEVIRYLSEKSNKAFPIIGVGGIHSAKDAKEKLDAGASLVQLYTGFIYEGPGLIKSICKELV